The following coding sequences lie in one Cotesia glomerata isolate CgM1 linkage group LG5, MPM_Cglom_v2.3, whole genome shotgun sequence genomic window:
- the LOC123264519 gene encoding INO80 complex subunit B isoform X1, with the protein MGKPKEAISEIGLNIETISQKRHKKHKHKKHKKKKLIHEAVLGSALLDRKKMLNRVKKVEIDDSKLVKTPAGTSTSPKSKKKVLKNGKGKDSGTSSEEERWLDAIESGKLEEVDDELKKIKPKDPKLMTARQRAMFERKTDTEPNPGVEQLMSLPTGYKEKVMTAEAIQKAALKSLKRKQMADEKREKDKKKTMERLLKKQESKTKIMSKGKIKRQVPLVTYRITMEGSSISLPPGVDFPLPPTSIKRTPEIIKCGVDDCESPKRYSCSRTGIPLCSLRCYKANIARILA; encoded by the exons atgggtAAACCTAAAGAAGCTATCAGTGAAATTGGATTAAATATTG aaacaATTTCGCAGAAGCGGCACAAAAAACACAAGCATAAAAAACAcaagaagaagaaattaatCCACGAAGCGGTTCTGGGAAGTGCACTGCTAGACaggaaaaaaatgttgaaccGCGTTAAGAAAGTCGAAATTGATGATAGCAAGCTGGTGAAAACTCCAGCGGGTACTTCAACCTCGCCGAAATCCAAGAAAAAGGTTTTGAAAAATGGAAAAGGTAAGGATAGTGGGACTAGTAGTGAAGAAGAACGTTGGCTGGATGCTATTGAGTCTGGAAAACTTGAagag GTTGACgatgagttaaaaaaaataaaaccaaagGATCCAAAACTGATGACAGCCAGACAGCGGGCGATGTTTGAGAGAAAAACAGACACCGAGCCAAATCCAGGAGTCGAGCAGTTGATGTCCTTGCCTACTGGGTACAAGGAAAAAGTCATGACCGCCGAGGCAATTCAGAAAGCTGCGTTAAAATCTCTGAAGCGAAAGCAGATGGCTGATGAAAAACGGGAAAAGGATAAg aaaaaaactaTGGAGAGATTGTTGAAGAAACAAGAGTCCAAGACTAAAATAATGTCCAAGGGTAAGATCAAGCGACAAGTACCATTGGTGACTTACAGGATCACCATGGAAGGTTCTTCTATTTCACTTCCTCCAGGAGTTGACTTTCCTCTGCCTCCTACTTCaat AAAAAGAACCCCAGAAATAATAAAGTGCGGAGTAGACGACTGCGAAAGCCCAAAAAGATATTCCTGCTCTAGGACGGGAATCCCTCTGTGCAGTCTGCGGTGTTACAAGGCAAACATCGCCCGAATACTAGCATAA
- the LOC123264519 gene encoding INO80 complex subunit B isoform X2 encodes MGKPKEAISEIGLNIETISQKRHKKHKHKKHKKKKLIHEAVLGSALLDRKKMLNRVKKVEIDDSKLVKTPAGTSTSPKSKKKVLKNGKGKDSGTSSEEERWLDAIESGKLEEVDDELKKIKPKDPKLMTARQRAMFERKTDTEPNPGVEQLMSLPTGYKEKVMTAEAIQKAALKSLKRKQMADEKREKDKKKTMERLLKKQESKTKIMSKGKIKRQVPLVTYRITMEGSSISLPPGVDFPLPPTSIPGLSARNRKITQPP; translated from the exons atgggtAAACCTAAAGAAGCTATCAGTGAAATTGGATTAAATATTG aaacaATTTCGCAGAAGCGGCACAAAAAACACAAGCATAAAAAACAcaagaagaagaaattaatCCACGAAGCGGTTCTGGGAAGTGCACTGCTAGACaggaaaaaaatgttgaaccGCGTTAAGAAAGTCGAAATTGATGATAGCAAGCTGGTGAAAACTCCAGCGGGTACTTCAACCTCGCCGAAATCCAAGAAAAAGGTTTTGAAAAATGGAAAAGGTAAGGATAGTGGGACTAGTAGTGAAGAAGAACGTTGGCTGGATGCTATTGAGTCTGGAAAACTTGAagag GTTGACgatgagttaaaaaaaataaaaccaaagGATCCAAAACTGATGACAGCCAGACAGCGGGCGATGTTTGAGAGAAAAACAGACACCGAGCCAAATCCAGGAGTCGAGCAGTTGATGTCCTTGCCTACTGGGTACAAGGAAAAAGTCATGACCGCCGAGGCAATTCAGAAAGCTGCGTTAAAATCTCTGAAGCGAAAGCAGATGGCTGATGAAAAACGGGAAAAGGATAAg aaaaaaactaTGGAGAGATTGTTGAAGAAACAAGAGTCCAAGACTAAAATAATGTCCAAGGGTAAGATCAAGCGACAAGTACCATTGGTGACTTACAGGATCACCATGGAAGGTTCTTCTATTTCACTTCCTCCAGGAGTTGACTTTCCTCTGCCTCCTACTTCaat